One Citricoccus sp. K5 DNA window includes the following coding sequences:
- a CDS encoding ABC transporter permease, translated as MSTTVFPQTQQRQYGQHGRRRSRLRIITAFAGWEFLRNARMVESTFFIVVLPTVLYLMFGALSAFGESPVGNGTIATYNMTAMTVYGATMATSAIAGSAALERQQGWGRQLGLTGLTSTGYMLGKVLVALGIALMPIVVVFTAGSLTGAAFDEAWMWPASGALALLGAIPFALYGLAAALLFRSEAAVSAASGILVVLAFFGNLFMPLSGTLLEIARFTPVYGIAALARWPQLEGTVVSMEDGGAPISDPLWAIVLNVVAWTILFAAICLVASRRSTRRG; from the coding sequence ATGAGCACCACCGTTTTCCCCCAGACTCAACAGCGCCAGTACGGCCAACACGGCCGGAGAAGGTCCCGGCTGCGGATCATCACCGCCTTCGCCGGCTGGGAGTTCCTCCGCAACGCCCGGATGGTGGAGTCCACCTTCTTCATCGTGGTCCTGCCCACCGTGCTCTACCTGATGTTCGGTGCCCTGTCCGCCTTCGGGGAGAGCCCGGTCGGCAACGGCACCATCGCCACCTACAACATGACCGCCATGACGGTCTACGGCGCCACGATGGCGACGAGTGCGATCGCCGGATCAGCCGCCCTGGAACGCCAGCAGGGGTGGGGCCGCCAACTGGGCCTGACCGGGCTGACCAGCACGGGCTACATGCTCGGCAAGGTGCTGGTGGCCCTGGGCATCGCCCTGATGCCGATCGTGGTGGTCTTCACCGCCGGTTCCCTGACCGGTGCGGCCTTCGACGAGGCGTGGATGTGGCCGGCCTCCGGCGCCCTGGCCCTCCTCGGGGCCATCCCCTTCGCGCTCTATGGGCTCGCAGCGGCCCTGCTGTTCCGCTCGGAGGCGGCCGTCTCGGCGGCGTCCGGCATCCTCGTGGTCCTCGCGTTCTTCGGCAACCTGTTCATGCCGCTGTCCGGCACCCTGCTGGAGATCGCCCGCTTCACGCCCGTCTACGGCATTGCCGCGCTGGCGCGGTGGCCGCAGCTGGAGGGCACGGTCGTCAGCATGGAAGACGGCGGCGCCCCGATCAGCGACCCGTTGTGGGCCATCGTGCTAAACGTAGTGGCATGGACCATCCTGTTCGCCGCGATCTGCCTGGTGGCCTCCCGCCGTTCCACCCGGCGGGGCTGA
- a CDS encoding sensor histidine kinase — MPRGARIRPEGPEKPAGSERPAGRTAVQPAGPFGAGEWPEVPLKANERVPVLITAGVWLVFLVVPLVAMVTGDAPLGAKVLGCAGLAAFIAVYMGHFIWPWPWRTLPHWVNTAAVTAVLLLCVLATIPAGGLNSFNFLPFTLAIWIFPHRLRVGLPVSVTLSMAWVGVALSVDAGGSRFWLVIPTVMALVIMLALRLAMEREERSRILGEELALSRQRERVGRDVHDVLGHSLTVITLKTELARRLVDADPEQAKAELDEVLELSRQSLAEVRTTVGGLHAPDLGAQLASARTALQAAGIAFRLPDPTSVAGFRPDRRELFAWCLREAVTNVIRHSAATHCSVTITADRLTVSDDGTGLGASVSPGNGLSGMRHRVADAGGTLSLGRTHPGSDRPGTTLEVHL, encoded by the coding sequence ATGCCCCGCGGGGCCAGGATCAGGCCGGAGGGGCCCGAGAAGCCGGCGGGGTCCGAGAGGCCCGCCGGCCGGACCGCCGTCCAGCCGGCGGGTCCCTTCGGGGCCGGCGAATGGCCCGAGGTCCCCCTGAAGGCCAACGAACGGGTCCCGGTCCTCATCACGGCCGGGGTCTGGCTGGTCTTCCTGGTGGTGCCGCTGGTGGCCATGGTCACCGGAGATGCTCCGCTCGGGGCGAAAGTGCTCGGCTGTGCCGGCCTGGCGGCCTTCATTGCCGTCTACATGGGGCATTTCATCTGGCCCTGGCCATGGCGCACCCTGCCACATTGGGTGAACACCGCTGCGGTCACCGCCGTCCTGCTCCTCTGCGTCCTCGCCACCATCCCGGCGGGTGGCCTCAACTCCTTCAACTTCCTGCCGTTCACGCTGGCCATCTGGATCTTCCCGCACCGGCTCAGGGTCGGCCTCCCGGTCTCTGTGACACTCTCCATGGCCTGGGTCGGGGTGGCCCTCAGCGTGGACGCCGGGGGCAGCCGCTTCTGGCTGGTCATCCCCACCGTGATGGCACTGGTGATCATGCTCGCGCTGCGCCTGGCCATGGAACGGGAGGAGCGCTCCCGCATCCTCGGTGAGGAACTCGCCCTCTCCCGCCAGCGCGAACGAGTCGGCCGGGACGTGCACGATGTACTGGGCCATTCCCTCACCGTCATCACCCTGAAGACAGAGCTGGCCCGCCGCCTGGTGGACGCCGACCCGGAGCAGGCCAAGGCCGAGCTCGACGAGGTCCTCGAGTTGTCCCGGCAGTCCCTGGCCGAGGTCCGCACCACTGTCGGCGGGCTGCACGCCCCGGACCTGGGTGCCCAGCTCGCCTCCGCCCGCACCGCCCTTCAGGCCGCCGGTATCGCGTTCCGACTGCCGGATCCCACCTCCGTCGCCGGCTTCCGGCCCGACCGCCGCGAGCTCTTCGCGTGGTGCCTCCGGGAGGCCGTCACCAACGTCATCCGCCACTCCGCGGCCACACACTGCTCGGTCACCATCACCGCGGACCGGCTCACCGTGTCCGACGACGGCACCGGGCTCGGCGCGTCGGTCTCGCCCGGCAACGGGCTCAGCGGCATGCGCCATCGGGTCGCCGATGCCGGCGGGACCTTGTCCCTGGGCCGGACCCATCCGGGATCGGACCGACCGGGCACGACGCTGGAGGTGCACCTGTGA
- a CDS encoding response regulator transcription factor, producing the protein MTTPTGRAGVGPIRLLLADDQALVRGALAALLTMEPDLEVVAQVGDGTTVAATVAELRVDVALLDIDMPGLDGIEAARAIAAGGTGCRSLIVTTFGRPGYLRRALEAGASGFVVKDTPAEQLAQAVRSVHAGRRVVDPSLAEETLVSGSNPLTERERDVLRAALNGSSVRQIAAALFLSPGTVRNHLSSAIGKTHTTNRTEAGLAARDNGWL; encoded by the coding sequence GTGACGACTCCGACCGGCCGGGCCGGCGTCGGGCCCATCCGCCTGTTGCTGGCCGATGACCAGGCCCTGGTCCGCGGGGCCCTCGCCGCGCTGCTGACCATGGAGCCCGACCTCGAGGTGGTGGCGCAGGTGGGTGACGGGACCACCGTGGCGGCCACCGTGGCCGAGCTGCGCGTGGATGTGGCCCTGTTGGACATCGACATGCCGGGACTGGACGGGATCGAGGCCGCCCGGGCCATCGCTGCCGGGGGGACGGGATGCCGCTCGCTGATCGTCACCACTTTCGGCCGGCCCGGCTACCTACGGCGGGCCCTGGAGGCCGGGGCCAGCGGCTTCGTGGTGAAGGACACCCCGGCCGAGCAGCTCGCCCAGGCGGTGCGCTCGGTGCACGCGGGACGCCGCGTCGTGGACCCGTCCCTGGCGGAGGAGACGCTCGTCTCCGGGTCGAATCCCCTGACCGAACGTGAGCGGGACGTGTTGCGCGCCGCGCTGAACGGTTCCAGCGTGCGGCAGATCGCCGCCGCCCTGTTCCTCTCCCCGGGCACGGTGCGCAACCACCTGTCCTCGGCCATCGGCAAGACCCACACCACCAACCGGACCGAGGCGGGTCTCGCGGCACGGGACAACGGCTGGCTGTAG
- a CDS encoding DASS family sodium-coupled anion symporter, whose translation MSDTTGRARSETTDPTPKEPTEPAESSVPVGRDQPTDHRSPGDKAPAEERNLHLRRWIGFGAGLVLAAVVFLAMPADVEHNARLTAAVAVLMAVWWMTEAIPIPATALLPLILFPAFGEDIGVDDVGASYGNNIIFLFMGGFMLALAMQRWNLHRRIALVTVRAMGTRPGGVVAGFMIATGFLSMWVSNTATAVMMIPIGVSVLTLVVAADKSNPVEESSDPTSGEVKDAVIKSNFGTALMLGIAYAASVGSLGTLIGTPPNALLAGYMAESHGVTIGFGQWMLVGVPLSIVMMFIVWFLLTRVLFKAEIKEIPGGRELISDELSKLGRMSSGEIRVLVIFVLAAVSWITIPLLFEDLISDAGIAMVAGLLLFLLPAGASRGVRLLDWESAVKLPWGVLLLFGGGLALSAQFSGSGLADWIGEQVAGLDGIPIWLLVAIMATSILFLTEITSNTATAATFLPVAGGVAMGVGVDPLLLCIPVALAATCAFMLPVATPPNAIAFASGYVTIGQMIKGGLYLNLVGMVLITLTTLTLGVWAFGLVF comes from the coding sequence ATGTCCGACACCACCGGACGGGCTCGCTCGGAGACCACAGACCCCACACCGAAGGAACCGACAGAACCGGCAGAATCGTCGGTACCGGTCGGCCGGGATCAGCCCACCGACCACCGGTCCCCCGGGGACAAGGCGCCAGCCGAAGAGCGGAACCTGCACCTGAGGCGGTGGATCGGATTCGGCGCGGGACTGGTGCTGGCCGCCGTCGTGTTCCTGGCAATGCCCGCGGACGTTGAGCACAACGCGCGGCTGACGGCCGCCGTCGCGGTGCTGATGGCGGTGTGGTGGATGACCGAGGCCATCCCGATCCCGGCGACCGCCCTGCTGCCGCTCATCCTCTTCCCGGCGTTCGGGGAGGACATCGGCGTGGACGATGTGGGGGCCTCCTACGGGAACAACATCATCTTCCTGTTCATGGGCGGCTTCATGCTGGCGCTGGCGATGCAGCGCTGGAACCTGCACCGGCGGATCGCCCTGGTGACGGTGCGGGCCATGGGCACCCGGCCCGGCGGCGTGGTGGCCGGCTTCATGATCGCCACCGGGTTCCTGTCCATGTGGGTGTCCAACACCGCCACTGCCGTCATGATGATCCCGATCGGTGTGTCCGTGCTGACCCTCGTGGTGGCGGCGGACAAGTCCAATCCTGTGGAGGAGTCCTCTGATCCGACCTCCGGGGAGGTCAAGGACGCCGTCATCAAATCGAACTTCGGCACGGCCCTGATGCTCGGCATCGCCTATGCCGCCTCCGTGGGCTCGCTCGGCACCCTGATCGGCACGCCGCCGAATGCCCTGCTGGCCGGCTATATGGCCGAGTCCCACGGGGTGACCATCGGCTTCGGTCAGTGGATGCTCGTCGGCGTTCCCCTGTCCATCGTGATGATGTTCATCGTCTGGTTCCTGCTGACGCGCGTGCTGTTCAAAGCCGAGATCAAGGAGATCCCGGGTGGACGCGAACTCATCTCGGACGAGCTGTCCAAGCTGGGGCGGATGTCCTCCGGCGAGATCCGGGTCCTGGTGATCTTCGTGCTGGCCGCAGTTTCCTGGATCACCATCCCGCTGCTGTTCGAGGACCTCATCAGCGATGCGGGCATCGCGATGGTCGCGGGACTGCTGCTGTTCCTGCTGCCGGCCGGTGCCAGCCGAGGCGTCCGGCTCCTGGACTGGGAGTCCGCCGTCAAGCTGCCGTGGGGCGTCCTGCTGCTCTTCGGGGGCGGGCTGGCGCTGTCCGCCCAGTTCAGCGGATCGGGGCTCGCCGACTGGATCGGCGAGCAGGTCGCGGGTCTGGACGGCATCCCGATCTGGCTGCTGGTCGCGATCATGGCCACGTCCATCCTGTTCCTGACCGAGATCACCTCGAACACCGCCACGGCGGCGACCTTCCTGCCGGTGGCTGGCGGCGTGGCCATGGGCGTCGGGGTCGACCCGCTGCTGCTGTGCATCCCGGTGGCGCTGGCCGCCACGTGTGCCTTCATGCTGCCCGTGGCCACGCCGCCGAACGCGATCGCCTTCGCCTCCGGCTACGTGACCATCGGCCAGATGATCAAGGGCGGTCTCTACCTCAATCTGGTGGGCATGGTCCTCATCACGCTGACCACCCTCACGCTCGGGGTGTGGGCGTTCGGCCTGGTGTTCTGA
- a CDS encoding DNA recombination protein RmuC: protein METSAVVLVAVVCVVAGLVVGAVAGGWLVWTRLRGTWEASEKGARDEAQAARSELSEVQAALAAAEAESRVLAAERTADRDRSAAESKVLTALAPVGQRLETLQRQVGMLERDRVEQYGQLSEQLKTAAATDSALLINTKTLVATLRSTSARGHWGEVQLRRVVEAAGMLPHTDFSEQEVLRGDEDRVLRPDLVVRLPGGKALAVDAKAPLAAILEAEELAGDSTTEGASRRHELCQAHAKAVRAHVDALSAKGYWQGLQDSPELVVCFLPAESFLAAALEGDPGLLDHAFSKNVALVAPVSLLTALKSVAYSWRQETLTENARELFAVSRQLYQRLGTLGGHVTKLGSSLKSAVEKYNSMVGTLETRVLPSARRIGELNPSSVEGMPSAPPLESTPRVLSAAELLEEQGMPADLPVDLRRQA, encoded by the coding sequence ATGGAGACTTCAGCAGTGGTGTTGGTGGCCGTGGTGTGCGTGGTGGCCGGCTTGGTCGTGGGCGCAGTGGCGGGCGGTTGGCTGGTCTGGACGCGCCTGCGCGGGACGTGGGAGGCGTCCGAGAAGGGGGCCAGGGACGAGGCCCAAGCGGCACGGAGCGAGTTGTCCGAGGTCCAGGCCGCACTGGCCGCGGCGGAGGCCGAAAGCAGGGTCCTGGCTGCCGAACGGACGGCGGACCGGGACCGCTCCGCCGCCGAGTCCAAGGTGCTGACGGCTCTCGCCCCCGTGGGTCAGCGGCTGGAGACGCTGCAGCGGCAGGTCGGCATGCTGGAACGGGACCGCGTGGAGCAGTACGGGCAGCTCTCCGAACAGCTCAAGACCGCCGCCGCCACGGACTCAGCCCTCCTGATCAACACCAAGACCCTGGTCGCCACCCTGAGGTCGACCTCCGCGCGGGGACACTGGGGCGAGGTGCAGCTGCGCCGGGTGGTGGAGGCCGCCGGGATGCTGCCCCACACCGACTTCTCCGAGCAGGAGGTCCTCCGCGGGGACGAGGACCGGGTTCTCCGGCCGGACCTCGTGGTGCGGCTCCCCGGCGGGAAGGCTCTGGCCGTGGATGCCAAGGCTCCGTTGGCGGCCATCCTCGAGGCCGAGGAACTGGCCGGCGACTCGACCACTGAGGGCGCCAGCCGGCGTCATGAGTTGTGCCAGGCCCATGCCAAGGCCGTCCGCGCCCACGTGGATGCCCTCTCCGCCAAGGGCTACTGGCAGGGGTTGCAGGACTCGCCCGAGCTGGTGGTCTGCTTCCTGCCGGCCGAGTCCTTCCTGGCCGCCGCGCTCGAGGGCGACCCCGGCCTGCTGGACCACGCCTTCTCGAAGAACGTGGCCCTGGTGGCACCGGTATCCCTGTTGACCGCCCTGAAATCGGTCGCCTACTCCTGGCGCCAGGAGACCCTGACCGAGAACGCCCGGGAACTCTTCGCGGTCTCCCGGCAGCTCTACCAGCGCCTCGGGACCCTCGGCGGGCATGTCACCAAACTGGGCAGTTCCCTGAAGTCGGCGGTGGAGAAGTACAACTCCATGGTCGGCACGCTCGAGACCCGAGTGCTGCCCTCGGCCCGGCGCATCGGCGAGCTGAACCCCTCCAGCGTGGAGGGGATGCCCTCCGCCCCTCCCCTGGAGTCCACGCCGCGCGTCCTGTCCGCGGCGGAACTGCTGGAGGAGCAGGGCATGCCAGCAGACCTGCCGGTTGATCTCCGACGTCAGGCATGA
- a CDS encoding NADPH-dependent FMN reductase — protein MRIGYIVGSLAQNSINRRLAKALSALAPEGVEFFEVSISVLPLYNSDFDADYPAAALDFKESVSSADGILFLTPEYSRSISAALKNAIEWGARPWGQAVWGGVPAAVIGTSPGGTGTAMAQQHLRNILSHLDMKTMGQPETFIQSREGALAETGEVQDATLLPVLQGFVDALVAHVEANARVTV, from the coding sequence ATGCGCATCGGCTACATCGTCGGCTCCCTCGCCCAGAACTCCATCAACCGCCGCCTGGCCAAGGCCCTCTCGGCGCTGGCCCCCGAGGGCGTGGAGTTCTTCGAGGTCTCCATCAGCGTGCTGCCCCTGTACAACTCGGACTTCGACGCCGACTACCCGGCCGCGGCCCTGGACTTCAAGGAGTCCGTCTCCTCGGCCGACGGCATCCTGTTCCTCACCCCTGAGTACTCCCGCTCCATCTCCGCCGCCTTGAAGAACGCCATCGAGTGGGGCGCCCGCCCCTGGGGCCAGGCCGTGTGGGGCGGCGTCCCCGCCGCCGTCATCGGTACCTCTCCGGGTGGCACCGGGACCGCCATGGCCCAGCAGCACCTGCGCAACATCCTGTCCCACCTGGACATGAAGACCATGGGCCAGCCGGAGACCTTCATCCAGTCCCGCGAGGGCGCCCTCGCCGAGACCGGCGAGGTCCAGGACGCCACGCTCCTGCCGGTTCTGCAGGGCTTCGTGGACGCCCTCGTCGCGCATGTGGAGGCCAACGCCCGCGTCACCGTCTGA
- a CDS encoding DEAD/DEAH box helicase — protein MPISSNSEFAELGVPAGLAAALAPQGIISPTPIQKATLPDSLTGRDVLGRGRTGSGKSYAFLLPLASRLSGGRSATARRPRSLILAPTRELALQLEDSFKPLSAASGLSSLTIFGGVGQNPQVKALARGVDVLVACPGRLLDLMGQGHVDLSGVEILIIDEADHMADMGFLPMVRRILDKVPTSAQKMLFSATLDEGVGVLVKKYLKNPVVHEADSAVSPVAKMDHHVVSVDGDDKLAALANLCAAPGRTIVFTRTKYGAKKAAKQLRQRGVSALELHGNLSQNARTRNLDAFHNGTAGTLVATDIAARGIHVDDVSLVIHSDPPTEHKAYLHRSGRTARAGQAGTVVTLAGREQRNEVRTLMRAAKISPTVHAEGADDSLLETLAPGERSFLEAAELEKLLAVSTPSTQQSGQNGGGGQGSARSGGRSGGGASGGGGRSGGRNGSRGGRNGGRSGGQGSQREGQHDGGRPRSDAPSGERSERSRNERPSQDRAGNGGGQGGRGSGRPGNRRAGSSAGTPTSGGRVYSSETGGRSTDFRENRDHEGGREGRGGAGRSRGGRSRRSSSAQGSPRS, from the coding sequence ATGCCCATTTCATCCAATTCGGAATTCGCCGAGCTCGGGGTGCCCGCCGGCCTGGCCGCCGCGCTGGCTCCGCAGGGCATCATCTCCCCCACCCCGATCCAGAAGGCCACCCTTCCGGACTCACTGACCGGCCGTGATGTGCTCGGCCGCGGCCGGACCGGCTCCGGCAAGTCCTACGCCTTCCTGCTGCCGCTGGCCTCCCGCCTGAGCGGCGGGCGCTCGGCCACGGCCCGCCGGCCGCGGTCGCTCATCTTGGCCCCGACCCGCGAGCTGGCCCTCCAGCTCGAGGACTCCTTCAAGCCGCTCTCCGCGGCGAGCGGCCTGTCCTCGTTGACGATCTTCGGTGGCGTCGGCCAGAACCCCCAGGTCAAGGCCCTGGCGCGCGGTGTGGACGTCCTCGTCGCCTGCCCCGGCCGCCTGCTGGACCTCATGGGACAGGGTCACGTGGACCTGTCCGGCGTGGAGATCCTCATCATCGACGAGGCCGACCACATGGCGGACATGGGCTTCCTGCCGATGGTCCGCCGCATCCTGGACAAGGTGCCCACCTCGGCCCAGAAGATGCTCTTCTCCGCCACCCTGGACGAGGGCGTCGGCGTGCTCGTCAAGAAGTACCTCAAGAACCCCGTAGTGCACGAGGCCGATTCGGCCGTCTCCCCGGTGGCGAAGATGGACCACCATGTGGTGTCCGTGGACGGGGATGACAAGCTGGCCGCCCTGGCCAACCTGTGCGCCGCACCGGGCCGGACCATCGTGTTCACCCGCACCAAGTACGGCGCCAAGAAGGCCGCCAAGCAGTTGCGCCAGCGCGGCGTCTCCGCCCTGGAGCTGCACGGCAACCTGTCCCAGAATGCCCGAACCCGGAACCTGGACGCCTTCCACAACGGCACTGCAGGCACCCTGGTCGCCACGGACATCGCCGCCCGCGGCATCCACGTGGACGACGTCTCCCTGGTGATCCACTCCGATCCGCCCACGGAGCACAAGGCGTACCTGCACCGCTCCGGCCGCACGGCCCGTGCGGGCCAGGCCGGCACGGTGGTGACCCTGGCCGGGCGCGAGCAGCGCAATGAGGTCCGCACCCTGATGCGCGCCGCCAAGATCTCCCCGACGGTCCATGCCGAAGGCGCCGACGACTCCCTGCTGGAGACGCTGGCCCCGGGTGAGCGCTCATTCCTGGAGGCCGCTGAGCTCGAGAAGCTCCTCGCCGTGTCCACGCCCAGCACCCAGCAGTCCGGCCAGAACGGCGGCGGAGGCCAGGGCAGCGCTCGCTCCGGTGGCCGCAGCGGCGGCGGAGCCTCCGGTGGCGGTGGCCGTTCCGGCGGTCGCAACGGCTCACGTGGTGGCCGCAACGGCGGCCGCTCCGGTGGCCAGGGCAGTCAGCGCGAGGGCCAGCACGACGGCGGCCGGCCTCGCAGCGACGCACCGTCCGGTGAGCGTTCGGAACGGTCCCGCAACGAGCGCCCCTCCCAGGATCGCGCCGGCAATGGTGGCGGCCAGGGCGGCCGCGGAAGCGGCCGGCCGGGCAACCGCCGCGCGGGCTCCTCGGCCGGGACGCCGACGTCGGGCGGCCGGGTGTACTCCTCGGAGACCGGCGGACGCAGCACCGACTTCCGGGAGAACCGTGACCACGAGGGCGGCCGCGAAGGCCGTGGTGGCGCCGGCCGCTCCCGCGGTGGCCGCAGCCGCCGCTCCTCCAGCGCGCAGGGCTCGCCCCGCAGCTGA
- a CDS encoding GntP family permease — MTIEEWTPTLGAGPLLGIAAAAIVLLLFLIMYLRMHAFPALVLVSVLTAFAAGIPANLVVSTATEGFGSTLATVALLVGLGAMLGRLVEMSGGAKVLADTLIGWFGEKRAPFALGVASLLFGFPIFFDAGLVVMLPVVFAVARRLGGSVLSYGLPVAGAFSVMHIYLPPHPGPVSAATFFEANVGLVMLLGLLVALPTWYVTSYLFGRWAGRRWQLPVPSLLGRADEEQEENPPRFVTVVLVLLLPMILIFLNTGLDTLNRGGMLSEGTGESTWFQVLRVLGETPVALLITLLVATVALGRARGTDKSVLEKTLEGALGPVCSVILVTGAGGMFGSVLRTSGIGDALEDSLSDLGVPLILAGFIIAAVLRIAQGSATVALTTAAGLVSAGVAAADYNAVQLAAMVLALGAGSVVVSHVNDSGFWLVGRFFGMDVKTTLKTWTVLETLIGVMGFVIAWAIFALAGAMG; from the coding sequence ATGACCATCGAAGAATGGACCCCTACCCTGGGGGCCGGACCACTGCTCGGTATCGCCGCCGCGGCGATCGTGCTGTTGCTGTTCCTCATCATGTACCTGCGGATGCACGCGTTCCCCGCGCTCGTCCTCGTCAGTGTCCTGACCGCCTTCGCCGCGGGCATCCCGGCGAACCTCGTGGTCTCCACCGCGACGGAGGGCTTCGGCAGCACCCTGGCCACCGTCGCCCTGTTGGTGGGCCTGGGAGCCATGCTCGGCCGGCTCGTGGAGATGTCCGGCGGCGCCAAGGTCCTGGCAGATACCCTCATCGGCTGGTTCGGTGAGAAACGAGCCCCCTTCGCCCTCGGCGTCGCCTCCCTGCTGTTCGGCTTCCCCATCTTCTTCGACGCCGGCCTGGTCGTCATGCTGCCCGTCGTCTTCGCCGTGGCGCGCCGCCTCGGCGGATCTGTGTTGTCCTACGGGCTGCCGGTGGCCGGTGCCTTCTCCGTCATGCACATCTACCTGCCCCCGCACCCGGGACCGGTGTCCGCGGCCACGTTCTTCGAGGCCAACGTCGGCCTGGTGATGCTCCTCGGTCTATTGGTGGCCCTGCCCACCTGGTACGTGACCAGCTATCTCTTCGGCCGCTGGGCCGGCCGGCGCTGGCAGCTGCCGGTGCCCTCCCTGCTCGGCCGGGCGGATGAGGAGCAGGAGGAGAACCCGCCGCGGTTCGTGACCGTGGTCCTGGTCCTGCTGCTGCCGATGATCCTGATCTTCCTCAACACCGGCCTGGACACCCTCAACCGTGGCGGCATGCTGTCCGAAGGCACGGGCGAATCCACTTGGTTCCAGGTCCTGCGCGTCCTGGGAGAGACCCCCGTGGCGTTGCTGATCACCCTGCTGGTGGCCACGGTCGCCCTGGGCCGGGCCCGCGGCACCGACAAGTCCGTCCTGGAGAAGACCCTCGAGGGCGCCCTCGGCCCGGTGTGCTCCGTCATCCTCGTCACCGGCGCCGGCGGCATGTTCGGCTCCGTGCTGCGCACCTCAGGTATCGGTGACGCCCTGGAGGACTCCCTGTCCGATCTGGGCGTGCCGTTGATCCTCGCTGGCTTCATCATTGCGGCCGTGCTCCGCATCGCTCAGGGCTCGGCCACCGTGGCCCTGACAACCGCCGCCGGCCTGGTGAGCGCCGGAGTGGCCGCCGCGGACTACAACGCCGTCCAACTGGCCGCCATGGTCTTGGCCTTGGGTGCCGGCTCGGTGGTGGTCTCCCACGTCAACGACTCGGGCTTCTGGCTCGTCGGCCGGTTCTTCGGGATGGACGTCAAGACCACCCTGAAGACCTGGACCGTGCTGGAGACCCTCATCGGCGTCATGGGCTTCGTGATCGCCTGGGCGATCTTCGCCCTCGCAGGCGCCATGGGCTGA